Below is a window of Perca fluviatilis chromosome 14, GENO_Pfluv_1.0, whole genome shotgun sequence DNA.
cctgtctctcactctctgacctgtgtctctctctctctctctctgaccagaTGAATGCTACTGTTGCTAATGTACTGGGGTCTctgtctctgacctgtctgtctctctgtctccagcTAAGTTTGGTGCTAATGCTATCCTGGGTGTGTCCctggcctgtctctctctctctctgacctgtctgtctctctctctgtctgtctccagctAAGTTTGGTGCTAATGCTATCCTGGGCGTGTCCctggcctgtctctctctctctctgacctgtctgtctctctctctgtctgtctccagctAAGTTTGGTGCTAATGCTATCCCTGGGGTCCCTggcgtctgtctctctctctgacctgtctgtctctctctctgtctgtctgtgacgGTGTCCTGTGTTTTTTGACCTGTCTGTGTCTCCAGCTAAGTTTGGTGCTAATGCTATCCTGGGGTtgtccctgtctctgtctctctctcgtcttCTCCACTAATTTGTGCTAATGCTATCCTATGCTGGCctgtgctgtctctctctctctctgacctgtctgtctctctctctgtctgtctccagctAAGTTTTGGTGCTAATGCTATCCTGGGCGTTGTCCCTGgcctgtctctcttctctctctgacctgtctgtctctctctctgtctgtctccagctAAGTTTGGTGCTAATGCTATCCTGGGCGTGTCCctggcctgtctctctctctctctgacctgtctgtctctctctctgtctgtctccagctAGTTTGGTGCTAATGCTATCCTGGGCGTGTCCctggcctgtctctctctctctctgacctgtctgtctctctctctgtctgtctccagctAAGTTTGGTGCTAATGCTATCCTGGGCGTGTCCctggcctgtctctctctctctctgacctgtctgtctctctctctgtctgtctccagctAAGTTTGGTGCTAATGCTATCCTGGGCGTGTCCctggcctgtctctctctctctctgacctgtctgtctctctctctgtctgtctccagctAAGTTTGGTGCTAATGCTATCCTGGTGGGTCCCTggcctgttctctctctctctctctgacctgttgtctctctctctgtctgtctccagctAAGTTTGGTGTACTGCTATCCTGGGGTGTCCctggcctgtctctctctctctctgacctgtctgtctctctctctgtctgtctccagctAAGTTTGGTGCTAATGCTATCCTGGGCGTGTCCctggcctgtctctctctctctctgacctgtctgtctctctctctgtctgtctccagctAAGTTTGGTGCTCATGCTATCCTGGGCTTGTcggcctgtctgtctctctctctctgacctgtctgttctctctctctgtctgtccccaGCTAAGTTTGGTGCTAATGCTATCCTGGGGTGTCCctggcctgtctctctctctctctgaccttgtctgtctctctgtctgtctccagctAAGTTTGGTGCTAATGCTATCCCTGGGTCCctggcctgtctctctctctgtctccagcTAGTTTTGTGCTAATGCTATCCTGGGCGTGTCCctggcctgtctctctctctctctgacctgtctgtctctctctctgtctgtctccagctAAGTTTGGTGCTAATGCTATCCTTGGGGTGGTCCTGgcctgtgttctctctctcctctctgacctgtctgttctctctctgtctgtctccagctAAGTTTGGTGCTATTGCTATCCTGTAGTGTCCTgggctctgtctctctctctctgacctgtctctctctctctctgtcttctccgCTAAGTTTTAGGTGTAATGCATATCCTGGCGTGGTCCctggcctgtctctctctctctctctgacctgtctgtctctctctcttgtctgtctCCAGCTAAGTTTGGTGCTATGCTATCCTGGTCCCTGgcctgtgttctctctctctctctgacctgtctgtctctctctctgtctgtctccagctAAGTTTGGTGCTAATGCTATCCTGGGCGTGTCCctggcctgtctctctctctctctgacctgtctgtctctctctctgtctgtctccagctAAGTTTGGTGCTAATGCTATCCTGGGCGTGTCCCTGGCTGTGTGTAAGGCTGGAGCAGCGGAGAAAGGAGTTCCTCTCTACCGCCACATTGCCGACCTCGCCGGGAACAAGAACGTCATCCTGCCGGTCCCGGTGAGTGGACTATGTTCTGGTCCCGGTCCCGGTGAGTGGACTATGTTCTGGTCCCGGTCCCGGTGAGTGGACTATGTTCTGGTCCCGGTCCTGGTGACACGGTCTCGGTGACACGGTGAAGTTAGCGTAGCGGCTAGTTAAAGTAACGGTGGCGTTTCCTCCaagggggggtaagcttcgcttcagaactggaacctcctatggcgccattttgatgctaccaagccatcacctcccgttagcatcccattgactcccattcattctggcgccactttgacagagaataactttacatctgaagcgtttaaagactctatttgtccgttgtttatttctaaagaaacacgacaatgtataaaaggctccattaccttgtagctcacgtgaTGGCGCCGTAGCAGGCGACTttttaaaaataggctaacgattgggtcataaccaagagacttactgtcacacagtagaggaattaccgtatagtacaggagaagctcaggcagtttggacttccattagctgttttgtttaggtttaattactaatgttaactagcatgttagtgatcagtaattagcctgtgtctatgttatctccttacatatacctacgctctccgtctctgtaagattgggaatgattgagatttctctcggcacagctaccagaagacttcacactttcagacaggttgctcacgtcacatctacgtcttcaagctcagctggaggctgctcagtaacgctcagccagcaccgggaaagagcttctgatatccttcactggtctcagaccagagacacggggtctgctggtccagtttatatatacctcctggtccagtttatatatggtccagtttatatatacctcctggtccagtttatatatacctcctggtccagtttatatatacctcctggtccagtttatatataccTCCTGGTCCAGTTTATTTACGGTCTCTGGTTTCTCTCTGCAGGCCTTCAACGTGATCAACGGAGGGAGCCACGCTGGGAACAAGCTCGCCATGCAGGAGTTCATGATACTTCCTGTCGGCGCCGCCAACTTCCACGAGGCCATGAGGATCGGAGCTGAGGTAattgcacacaacacacacacacacacacacacacacagagacacacacacacacacagagacacacacacaaaaaaaaaaaaaaaaaaaaaaaaaaaaaaaaaaaaaacagagaacacacagagacacacagagactctgATTAGAACTGCAGGGTCTGACTGTTTCTGGTGttcaggttgtgtgtgtgtgtgtgtgtgtctgattttgTGTCTGACTGTTTCCTGAGTATTTCCCGGCTGTTTCCTGACTGTTTCCAGGCTGTTTATTGACTGTTTCCTGACTGTTTCCTGACTGTTTCCTGACTGTTTCCAGGCTGTTTCTTGACTGTTTCCTGACTGTTTCCTGACTGTTTCCTGACTGTTTCCAGGCTGTTTATTGACTGTTTCCTGACTGTTTCCGGCTGTTTCCTGACTGTTTCCTGACTGTTTCCTGACTGTTTCCTGACTGTTTCCTGACTGTTTCCTGACTGTTTCCAGGCTGTTTATTGACTGTTTCCTGACTGTTTCCTGACTGTTTCCTGACTGTTTCCTGACTGTTTCCAGGCTGTTTCCTGACTGTTTCCAGGCTGTTTATTGACTGTTTCCTGACTGTTTCCTGACTGTTTCCAGGCTGTTTATTGACTGTTTCCTGACTGTTTCCTGACTGTTTCCAGGCTGTTTCCTGACTGTTTCCAGGCTGTTTATTGACTGTTTCCTGACTGTTTCCTGGCTGTTTCCAGGCTGTTTCCAGCCTGTTTATTGACTGTTTCCAGGCTGTTTCCAGGCTGTTTATTGACTGTTTCCTGACTGTTTCCTGACTGTTTCCTGACTGTTTCCAGGCTGTTTATTGACTGTTGTCTGACTGTTGTCTGACTGTTTCAGGTCTACCATAACCTGAAGAACGTGATCAAGGCTAAGTACGGCAAGGACGCCACCAACGTGGGAGACGAGGGAGGCTTCGCCCCCAACATCCTGGAGAACAACGAGGGTGAGACAGCCAGCTgccggtctgtctgtctgtctgtgtttctgtctgcctgcttctctgcccgtctgtctgtctgtctgtctttctgtctgcctgcctctgtgtctgtctatatgtctgtctgcctgcctatCTGTCagactgtctctctgtctgcctctctgtctgtctgtctgcctctctgtctgtctgtctgtctgcctctctgtctgtctgtctgtctgcctctgtctgtctttctgtctgtctgtctgtctctctgtctgtctgcctctctgtctgtctgtctgtctgtcttcctgcctctctgtctgtctgtctgtctgcctctctgtctgtctgtctgtctgtctgcctgcctctctgtctctctgtctgtctgcctctctgtctgtctgtctgtctgtctgtctgcctctctgtctgtctgtctgcctgcctctctttctgcctgtctgtctgtctctctgtctgtctgcctctctgtctgtctgtctgtctgtcttcctgcctctctgtctgtctgtctgtctctttagctcCACAAAGTGTACGTTGTGTTGTCATTATGGATTTTACAACACTTTCATAATAAGAGAATAACTGTCATGGTGGCCAAAACAAAGGCAGCCCAGTTTCTGTTGCTGGACTGagaggtgtgtctgtgtgtgtctgtgtgtgtgtgtgtgtgtgtgtgtgtgtgtgtgtgtgtgtgtgtgtgtgtgtgtgtgtctgtgtgtgtgtctgtctctgtgtgtctgtgtgtctgtgtgtgtgtgtgtctgtgtgtgtgtgtgtctgtctctgtgtgtgtctgtgtgtgtgtgtgtgtctgtctctgtgtgtgtatgtgtgtgtgtcttttgtgtgtctgtctctgtgtgtgtgtgtgtgtgtgtgtgtgtgtgtgtgtgtgtgtgtctgtctgtagctCTGGAGCTCCTGAAGTCAGCCATCGAGAAGGCCGGCTACCCCGACAAGATCATCATCGGGATGGACGTGGCGGCGTCCGAGTTCTACCGCAGCGGGAAGTACGACCTGGACTTCAAGTCACCTGACGACCCCGCCAGACACATCAGCGGAGAGAAGCTGGGAGACCTGTACCGCAGCTTCATCAAGGGTTACCCCGGTAACATACACCTTAACTACCACTAAACCTGCTGACAGGACCAGgttattatgggatggatccctacagagatagaccttttagttaaagagtaagatccttttagtttaacatcaaacagccccgaaatcaccatcaccaaactccaccaaactccatgtaaataatcaggacttttagcgtgtatagagccagcatatctccaccagactccatgtaaataatcaggacttttagcgtgtatagagccagcatatctccaccagactccatgtaaataatcaggacttttagtgtgtatagagccagcatatctccaccagactccatgtaaataatcaggacttttagtgtgtatagagccagcatatctccaccagactccatgtaaataatcaggattttagtgtgtatagagccagcatatctccacccgactccatgtaaataatcaggactttgtgcgtgtatagagccagcatatctccaccagactccatgtaaataatcaggacttttagcgtgtatagagccagcatatctccaccagactccatgtaaataatcaggactttttagcgtgtatagagccagcatatctccaccagactccatgttaataatcaggacttttagcgtgtatagagccagcatatctccaccagactccatgtaaataatcaggacttttagcgtgtatagagccagcatatctccaccagactccatgtaaataatcaggacttttagcgtctatagagccagcatatctccaccagactccatgtaaataatcaggacttttatcagcgtgaaaacacacttcattcaaagtggacagaaactaaataaaactaccaaaatccgtcttggttcatctttccactgttccaacaatcaccactctggtttggttgatataaacccttaattcacccatttacatgtggagatatgctggctctatacacgctaaaagtcctgattatttacatggagtctggtggagatattctGCAGAAATTAAAGACCTGGGATAAAATCACACTGCCGTGGATATGTTTAAAAAGGCACATTTCCAATGGAAGTCCGGCATTGGATTTAGTTTTTCAgacataaaaaaggaaaatgtagtAATTATAATCCTataataatctctctctctctctctctccctctctctctctctctctctctctctctctctctctctctctttctttctctctcccctccccccacctGTCTCCAGTCCTGTCAATTGAGGATCCATTTGACCAGGACGACTGGGAGAACTGGTCCAAGTTCACCGCCTCGACAGACATccaggtgagacagacagacagacatccaggtgagacagacagacagacagacatccaggtgagacagacagacagacagacatccaGGTGAagcagacagacggacaggcaggcaggcaggcagacatcCAGgtgaagcagacagacagacatccaggtgagacagacagacagacctccaggtgaagcagacagacagacatccaggtgaggcaggcaggcaggcaggcaggcaggcagacagacagacatccaggtgaagcagacagacagacatccaGGTGAGACAAACCAGGACTAAGACAGGTGTACTTgactactctttttttttttttttttttttttcccacccttctcccctgtgtgtgtttgtaaccaATCAGATCGTAGGAGACGACCTGACCGTGACCAATCCCAAGAGGATCCAGCAGGCGGTGGAGAAGAAGGCGTGCAACTGTCTGCTGCTCAAAGTCAACCAGATTGGCTCTGTCACCGAGTCCATTCAGGCGTAAGACCTTTACTACCAGagacagcctacacacacacacaccagcctacacacacacacactggccttTACTAACAGagacagcctacacacacacacacaacagcctacacacacacacaccagcctacacacacacacacacacacacacacaccagcctacacacacacacacactggccttTACTACCAGagacagcctacacacacacacacaccagcctacacacacacacacaccagcctacacacacaaaactggcCTTTCTTAACAGAGACagcctgcgcacacacacacacacaacagcctacacacacacaacccagcctacacacacacacacacacacaccagcctacacacacacacacacacacacacacactggccttTACTAACAGagacagcctacacacacacacgacagcctacacacacaccagcctacacacacacacacacacacacacacacacaccagcctacacacacacacacacacacacccagtttacacacacacacaccagcctacacacacacacactggccttTACTAACAGAtacagcctacacacacacacacacacacacacactagcctacacagacacacactggccTTTACTAACAGATACAGTCTACACACACCGGCCTTTACTAACAGATACAGCCTACACACACCAGCCTTTACTAACAGATACAGCCTACACACACTGCGCTATACACGATACagcctacacagacacacactggccTTTACTAACAGATACAGCCTACACACACTAGCCTTTACTAACAGATACAGCCTACACACACTGGCCGCTACTAACAGATACAGCCTACACACCGCCTTTACTAACAGATACAGCCTAACACACTGGCCTTTACTAACAGATACAGTCTACACACACAGCCTTTACTAACAGATACAgcttcaccacacacacagcgccTTACTAACAGATTACAGCCTACACACACTGGCCTTTACTAACAGATACAGCCTACACACACTGGCCTTTACTAACAGATACAGCCTACACACTGGCCTTTACTAACAGATACAGCCTACACACACTGGCCTTTACTAACAGATACAGCCTACACACACTGGCCTTTACTAACAGATACAGCCTACACACACTGGCCTTTACTAACAGATACAGTCTACACACACTGGCCTTTACTAACAGATACAGTCTACACACACCAGCCTTTACTAACAGATACAGTCCACACACTGGCCTTTACTAACAGATACAGTCTACACACACCAGCCTTTACTAACAGATACAGCCTACACACACCAGCCTTTACTAACAGATACAGCCTACACACACTGGCCTTTACTAACAGATACAGCCTACACACACTGGCCTTTACTAACAGATACAGTCTACACACACCGGCCTTTACTAACAGATACAGTCTACACACACTGGCCTTTACTAACAGATACAGCCTACACACACCAGCCTTTACTAACAGATACAGCCTACACACACTGGCCTTTACTAACAGATACAGCCTACACACACCAGCCTTTAATAACAGATACAGTCTACACACACTGGCCTTTACTTCACATGAactgaaaactaaaatgtttctcctccctccctgtctgtctgtctctccctcccggtctgtctctccctctccctgtctgtctctctcttcctccttgtctgtctctctctctccttccccccctgtctctatctccctctgtctgtctttctccctccctgtctgtctgtctgtctccctccctgtcctCTCCCTCCTtgtctccctccccccctccctttctgtctcaccctccctgtctgtctctctccctccctccctcccctgcctgtctgtctctccccagGTGTAAGCTGGCCCAGAGCAGTGGTTGGGGTGTGATGGTCAGCCATCGCTCCGGAGAGACTGAAGACACCTTCATCTCTGACCTGGTGGTCGGACTCTGCACcggacaggtagacagacagacagacacacagacagacagacagacagacagacagacacgcacagacaggcaggcaggcagacagacagacagacagacacgcagacagacacgcagacagacagacaaggatGAATACAACTGTATAATTAAGTCTCAGATTTActgacctctctctctttctctctctctctctctctctctctctttctctctctttctctctctctctctctctgtctctctctctctctctctctctctctctctctgtctctctctctctctctctttctctctctttctctctctctctctctctctctctctttctctctctttctctctctctttctctctctctctctctctctctctctctctttctctctctctctcttctctctttctctctctttctctctctctctctttcccctctctctctctctctctctctttctctctctttctctgtctctctctgtctctctctctctctctctctctctctctctctctctctctctcccccttcccctgtctctctctctctctctctctctctctctctctctctctttctctctccctctctctctctgtctctctctctctctgtctctctctctctctctctctctctctttctctctgtctctctctctctctctctgtctctctctctctctctctctctctctctctctctctgtctctctctctctctctctctctctctctgggggtctctgtctctctctgtctccctctctctctctctctgtctctctctctttctctctctttctctctctctctctctgtctctctctctctctccctctctctctctctctctctttctctctctctgtctctctctctctctctctctctctctctctctctctctctctctctctctctctctctctgtctctctctctcccccccccagaTTAAGACTGGTGCTCCCTGCAGGTCAGAACGTCTCGCGAAATACAACCAGCTGATGAGGTGAGAACTTCTGTCAATTACACCGTTACTTTACAAAGTGACAGTCTGGGGGTCTAGACAGTCTGGAGGTCTAGACGACACTCTGGGGGTCTAGTAGCCAGTTTGGGGATCTAGTAGCCAGTCTGGGGGTCTGGTAGCCAGTCTGGGGGTGTGAGTTATCCTCGTGACCTTTGAACCCTGCTGTGACCTGCAGGATCGAGGAGGAGCTCGGAGACAAGGCCAAGTTCGCCGGCAAAGACTTCCGCCACCCAAAGGTCTAACTGAAGCTGTATCCTGTCGCCGTGACAACTGACTGACAACTGATGACCCctgaggggtgggggggtggtttAGCTGTAATTCCATTAAGATGTTTTctatataaaacacaataaagacaaaataatCAAACTTCACTCTGTGTTTCTTGTTCTTTACTAAAGTTTTTGcaaaacagccccgaaatcatcatcatcaccaaaccaccagactccatgtaaataatcaggacttttagcgtgtatagagccagcatatccccaccagactccatgtaaataatcaggacttttagcgtgtatagagccagcatatctccaccagactccatgtaaataatcaggacttttagcgtgtatagagccagcatatctccaccagactccatgtaaataatcaggacttttagcgtgtatagagccagcatatcccCACCAGaatccatgtaaataataaggACTTTTAGGCGTGTATAGAGcccgcatatctccaccagactccatgtaaataatcaggactttgtagcgtgtatagagccagcatatctccaccagactccatgtaaataatcaagaaCTTTAGCGTGTAGcgggtatagagccagcatatctccaccagactccatgtaaataatcaggacttttagcgtgtatagagccagcatatctccaccagactccatgtaaataatcaggacttttagtgcgtgtatagagccagcatatctccaccagactccatgtaaaataatcaggacttttaagcgtgtatagagcacgcatatctccaccagactccatgtaaataatcaggacttttaggggTTATagctagagccagcatatctccaccagactccatgtaaataatcaggacttttagcgtatatagaacgg
It encodes the following:
- the eno3 gene encoding beta-enolase — its product is MSITKIHAREILDSRGNPTVEVDLWTAKGLFRAAVPSGASTGVHEALELRDGDKSRYLGKGTVKAVDHVNKDIAPALIAKNFSVVDQEKIDKFMLELDGTENKSKFGANAILGVSLAVCKAGAAEKGVPLYRHIADLAGNKNVILPVPAFNVINGGSHAGNKLAMQEFMILPVGAANFHEAMRIGAEVYHNLKNVIKAKYGKDATNVGDEGGFAPNILENNEALELLKSAIEKAGYPDKIIIGMDVAASEFYRSGKYDLDFKSPDDPARHISGEKLGDLYRSFIKGYPVLSIEDPFDQDDWENWSKFTASTDIQIVGDDLTVTNPKRIQQAVEKKACNCLLLKVNQIGSVTESIQACKLAQSSGWGVMVSHRSGETEDTFISDLVVGLCTGQIKTGAPCRSERLAKYNQLMRIEEELGDKAKFAGKDFRHPKV